The following proteins are co-located in the Polystyrenella longa genome:
- a CDS encoding AAA family ATPase, whose protein sequence is MQNVTQTAKKIIGNVEKVIIGKRQEIIMALVAQFCEGHALLEDVPGVAKTMLARSLAVSTGCDFNRVQCTPDLLPGDITGASIFSPKTAEFEFRPGPIFTQILLADEINRTTPRTQAALLEAMAERKVTLDGTTHDLGAPFMVIATQNPVDHEGTFSLPEAQLDRFMVRLSLGYPNPEDEDRMLANLQLGHPIDSIEPVVNAQDIVDCQNAVREVHVDSKVRSYILAIVHATRKHDDISLGASPRGSIALFRASQALAAIRGHDFVMPDDVKKIIYAVMAHRLIVKPESRLRKITPQAVLKEILNDIPVPTITQKKAVAT, encoded by the coding sequence ATGCAGAACGTAACGCAGACAGCCAAGAAAATTATTGGTAACGTCGAAAAGGTAATTATCGGTAAGCGTCAGGAAATTATCATGGCGCTTGTGGCTCAGTTTTGTGAGGGACATGCGTTGTTGGAAGACGTTCCGGGTGTTGCAAAGACGATGCTTGCTCGTTCTCTGGCCGTTTCGACCGGTTGCGATTTCAACCGAGTCCAATGTACCCCCGACCTGTTGCCGGGAGACATCACCGGGGCTTCCATTTTCAGCCCCAAGACCGCCGAGTTTGAATTCCGACCCGGTCCAATCTTTACTCAGATTCTGCTCGCGGATGAGATTAACCGTACGACTCCTCGAACACAGGCGGCGTTGCTGGAAGCGATGGCGGAACGCAAAGTGACATTGGATGGAACCACCCACGATCTGGGAGCTCCGTTCATGGTGATCGCCACACAGAACCCGGTCGATCACGAGGGTACCTTTTCGCTTCCAGAAGCCCAACTCGACCGATTTATGGTTCGGTTGAGCCTGGGATATCCTAATCCAGAAGATGAAGACCGTATGTTGGCGAATCTTCAGCTGGGGCATCCTATCGATTCGATTGAACCGGTCGTCAATGCTCAAGATATTGTGGACTGCCAGAATGCAGTGCGTGAAGTTCATGTCGACTCCAAAGTGCGTTCTTACATTCTGGCCATCGTGCACGCCACGCGAAAACATGATGACATCAGCCTGGGTGCGAGTCCTCGTGGTTCTATCGCACTGTTCCGTGCATCACAGGCACTGGCGGCGATTCGCGGTCATGACTTTGTGATGCCCGACGATGTGAAGAAAATCATATATGCGGTAATGGCTCACCGTCTCATCGTCAAGCCGGAAAGCCGTCTTCGTAAAATCACACCACAGGCTGTATTGAAAGAAATTTTGAACGACATCCCTGTGCCGACCATTACCCAGAAAAAAGCAGTCGCTACGTAA
- a CDS encoding DUF58 domain-containing protein — protein sequence MRLFFISLVVLVVAIYLQLGFFVYATYVLMGVLLLSYYLTRNAVENLSVRRYCVVETAEVGEYAEVELRIDNSGSIPVPWVILEDSVPMDALTMKPSKITIEGERMSIISVGSKGQKKLKYKIVFNSRGYYQIGPTMLESGDVFGLNRRYRVLTKPIYIMVYPKVVPLAGFSLESRRPMGEVRMSHRLFEDPSRISGVREYIEGDALNRIHWKASARTGKLHCKTFEPSCVMGSTILLDFHVDNYPSEYEPYKSDLAVTAVASMANAVSLLGQQIGLITNGRDAVDRLQQEGYKTEFRSRNAAQENLGMKTTNDRLSPLIVETRRGYDQFMQIRETLARVELTDGLSFAQLVEESRSRMVRDATIVAVLGKVDEDIAATLGSLRRQGFAVTAILIRFDEDDLSEAMGKLITEGIDTRRVNHLDDIAYVCSQELV from the coding sequence ATGAGACTTTTCTTTATCAGCCTGGTGGTTCTTGTTGTTGCGATTTATCTGCAACTCGGGTTCTTTGTGTATGCCACCTACGTGTTGATGGGTGTCTTGCTGCTCAGCTATTATTTGACCCGAAATGCGGTCGAGAATCTGTCCGTACGGCGGTATTGTGTAGTTGAAACTGCCGAAGTGGGCGAGTACGCCGAAGTGGAATTGCGAATCGACAACAGCGGTTCGATTCCAGTTCCGTGGGTGATCCTCGAAGATTCGGTTCCGATGGATGCTCTCACGATGAAACCTTCGAAAATTACCATCGAAGGAGAGCGGATGTCGATTATTTCAGTCGGCAGCAAAGGACAGAAAAAGCTCAAGTACAAGATTGTGTTCAATTCACGAGGATATTACCAGATCGGGCCAACGATGCTCGAAAGCGGCGATGTCTTCGGATTGAACCGCCGCTACCGGGTGTTGACCAAACCGATTTACATCATGGTTTATCCCAAAGTGGTGCCGCTGGCTGGTTTCTCGCTGGAGTCGCGGCGACCGATGGGTGAAGTTCGTATGTCCCACCGGTTGTTCGAGGACCCATCACGTATCTCCGGCGTTCGCGAATACATCGAAGGGGATGCACTGAACCGAATTCATTGGAAGGCATCGGCCCGAACAGGAAAACTGCACTGCAAAACATTTGAACCTTCGTGCGTAATGGGTTCCACCATTCTGCTCGATTTTCACGTCGATAATTACCCGAGCGAATACGAACCTTACAAGTCCGATCTGGCCGTTACTGCGGTGGCGTCGATGGCAAACGCAGTCAGCCTGTTGGGTCAACAAATCGGGTTGATTACGAATGGACGCGATGCGGTCGACCGGTTGCAGCAGGAAGGCTATAAAACAGAATTCCGTAGCCGGAACGCAGCCCAGGAAAATCTGGGAATGAAAACAACAAACGATCGGTTGAGTCCCCTGATTGTGGAGACACGACGTGGTTACGATCAATTCATGCAGATTCGCGAAACGCTCGCCCGAGTTGAATTAACGGACGGACTCAGTTTCGCGCAACTCGTCGAAGAATCCCGCTCTCGAATGGTTCGTGACGCCACTATTGTAGCTGTGTTGGGTAAAGTCGACGAAGATATTGCCGCGACACTCGGAAGCTTGCGACGTCAAGGGTTTGCCGTAACGGCGATTCTTATTCGGTTCGACGAAGATGATCTTTCCGAAGCCATGGGTAAGCTAATTACTGAAGGAATTGACACCCGTCGTGTCAATCACTTGGACGACATCGCCTATGTCTGTTCGCAGGAACTTGTTTAA
- a CDS encoding DUF1501 domain-containing protein — MFRIDGGRTPGYCDGLTRRNFLQLGVAGMGSVGMSRILQAKAATEAAGGTGKKTSVILLWLDGGPGHLDTYDMKPEAPSEFRGIWNPIPTNVPGFEMTELFPLQAKIADKFSIVRSLQHGTGDHFAGAHRMLTTYPGTVSGANKDIQNPSIGSVAARMVGARNPGMPPYVAVPYAASVGLRPGYFGSTYVGDQYNPFDTGSDPNKEGFKVQNLNVTKSLSLERLEDRRHLQKTLDNMQRKVDQSGMLAAMDEFDQQAFNLVTGPRAREAFDIDSEDPTLRDKYGRNSFGQSVLLARRLVEAGTTFVTCHFGGWDHHWDLQKGMDNYLPRVDSAVSALFNDLTDRGLYDDVLVVMCGEFSRTPRMNNGGNGGPALSMGTPGRDHWGNAMFCLMGGGGVRGGQLIGATDRKGERPIERVVGPGDIHHTIYRVLGIDPSVAFLDHSGRPVYSIGHGDVIDELL; from the coding sequence ATGTTTCGAATCGATGGTGGTCGAACTCCCGGTTATTGTGATGGTCTTACACGCCGAAATTTTCTCCAGCTGGGCGTCGCGGGAATGGGTTCGGTTGGAATGTCTCGCATCCTTCAGGCTAAAGCGGCAACGGAAGCAGCTGGAGGAACCGGGAAGAAAACGTCGGTCATATTGCTCTGGTTGGATGGTGGTCCGGGGCACCTCGATACCTACGATATGAAGCCGGAAGCGCCGAGCGAGTTCCGCGGAATCTGGAATCCAATTCCGACGAATGTACCCGGCTTCGAGATGACGGAACTCTTTCCGCTGCAGGCAAAAATCGCAGACAAGTTTTCCATCGTCCGTTCGTTGCAACACGGTACGGGAGACCATTTCGCAGGCGCTCACCGTATGCTGACGACTTATCCAGGCACCGTGAGCGGAGCGAATAAAGATATTCAGAATCCATCGATCGGCTCCGTGGCTGCCCGCATGGTGGGTGCGCGGAATCCAGGAATGCCTCCCTATGTTGCTGTCCCCTATGCTGCCAGTGTCGGTTTACGGCCCGGTTACTTTGGTTCAACTTATGTTGGCGACCAGTACAATCCATTTGATACAGGTTCTGACCCAAATAAAGAAGGTTTTAAAGTTCAGAATCTAAATGTGACGAAGTCGTTGTCTCTCGAGAGATTGGAAGATCGCCGACACCTGCAGAAAACTTTAGACAACATGCAGCGCAAGGTCGATCAGTCCGGTATGTTAGCGGCAATGGACGAGTTTGATCAGCAGGCGTTTAATCTCGTTACGGGTCCGCGGGCACGCGAAGCGTTTGATATCGACAGCGAAGATCCGACTTTGCGGGACAAATACGGTCGCAACAGCTTTGGTCAAAGCGTGTTATTGGCCCGCCGACTGGTCGAAGCGGGGACTACTTTTGTCACTTGTCACTTCGGTGGTTGGGACCATCACTGGGATTTACAGAAGGGGATGGATAACTACCTCCCCCGTGTAGACTCGGCCGTCAGTGCGTTATTTAACGACCTGACAGATCGCGGTTTGTACGACGACGTTCTCGTAGTGATGTGTGGAGAATTCAGCCGCACGCCTCGAATGAACAACGGCGGAAATGGTGGCCCTGCCTTAAGCATGGGAACGCCAGGCCGCGACCACTGGGGGAACGCGATGTTCTGCCTGATGGGTGGTGGCGGAGTTCGCGGCGGTCAGCTCATCGGAGCAACCGACCGCAAAGGGGAACGACCAATTGAACGTGTCGTTGGACCGGGAGACATTCACCATACGATTTACCGCGTGCTGGGTATCGACCCCTCGGTCGCATTCCTCGACCATTCTGGTCGACCGGTGTATTCAATCGGTCATGGCGACGTCATCGACGAACTTCTGTAA
- a CDS encoding response regulator, translating into MARERILIIEDEASLADVLTYNLKNEGYEVLSARDGQMGLELAQQKLPDLILLDLMLPGMDGLQICRHLRNNPKTENIRIMMLTAKSEELDEVIGFNMGADDYVTKPFKLKPLIHRIKAHLRQPARETETQDVIKCHGIEIDRLHHTACADGKELNLTLTEFKLLWMLASHPGRPFSRYELLDTSRGVDANSLERTIDVHIRSLRQKLEDKADLVETVRGVGYRFAREA; encoded by the coding sequence ATGGCCCGTGAACGAATCCTGATTATTGAAGACGAAGCCTCGCTCGCAGATGTTTTGACCTACAATTTGAAGAATGAGGGGTACGAAGTTCTTTCTGCCCGTGACGGACAGATGGGACTGGAACTGGCTCAGCAGAAATTGCCTGACCTCATTCTACTCGACTTGATGCTTCCCGGCATGGATGGACTGCAAATCTGTCGCCATCTGCGGAACAATCCGAAGACTGAAAACATCCGCATCATGATGCTCACCGCCAAAAGCGAAGAGCTGGACGAGGTGATCGGTTTCAACATGGGTGCTGATGACTACGTCACCAAACCATTCAAATTGAAACCTCTGATCCATCGCATCAAAGCACACCTGCGTCAACCAGCACGGGAAACAGAAACTCAGGATGTCATTAAGTGCCACGGCATCGAAATCGATCGCCTGCACCACACCGCCTGTGCGGACGGCAAAGAACTAAACCTGACACTAACCGAGTTCAAACTGCTCTGGATGCTGGCTAGCCACCCCGGTCGCCCCTTCAGCCGTTACGAACTGCTGGACACCTCGCGAGGTGTTGATGCTAACTCCCTGGAACGAACCATCGACGTTCACATCCGCTCGCTACGCCAAAAGCTGGAAGACAAAGCGGATCTCGTCGAAACGGTCCGAGGTGTTGGCTACCGTTTCGCTCGCGAAGCGTAA
- a CDS encoding ATP-binding protein, with protein MLSSRLFWKIFSVTTAITLISAGVVIWILAFRQSEIIHSMIDERLQNSATLLTDQMESAFREPPSSEIQQQLKSLQQETGTRITLIDANGYVLGDSAEDYEAMDLHNNREEVREAMNRGIGFSERYSDTLNKSLRYVSQRVGPAGKPLGVVRVSLPVDRVDGQVTSFQKVIWLTATICSLISLFFTYIMVGRILKPLQEITEAAEAITSGKLRQEVDITSRDELGLLGATFNAMSRNSAARFEELQLKSRELAENSERLAAVLGSMVEGVFAIDSERKIIFANRAAQKLLPLPTTDVTGRIYLELIRIPQIQELVNTVLTGYCQTSLEFKLNQSQATVAAFGTPLPGETAPGVLIVLHDISELRQLENMRTEFFSNVSHELKTPLAAIQAYAETLLNGALNDPEHNTVFLNNILQHTERLHDLILDMMQISRIESSTDVFEIHEVHLEQSINTCLTALAPQAEAKNVELKFDCNTANPLVLADAEGLRTIFENLIDNAIKYSPQNGTVTVRSYQNNSPDGNEVTVEVTDTGPGIPMEYQARVFERFYRVDKARSRELGGTGLGLSIVKHLSQVFGASLELESKINKGSTFRVTFPVVIDDQQY; from the coding sequence ATGCTATCCTCACGATTGTTCTGGAAGATTTTCTCGGTCACCACTGCCATTACCCTGATCTCAGCCGGAGTGGTGATCTGGATTCTCGCCTTTCGGCAGAGCGAAATCATTCACAGCATGATTGACGAGAGGTTACAAAACAGCGCGACATTACTAACCGATCAGATGGAATCCGCCTTTCGGGAGCCTCCGAGCTCGGAAATACAACAACAACTGAAGTCGCTGCAACAGGAAACCGGTACCCGAATTACCCTGATTGACGCGAATGGATATGTGCTGGGCGACTCGGCAGAAGATTATGAGGCGATGGACCTGCACAATAATCGCGAAGAAGTTCGTGAGGCGATGAACAGGGGGATCGGTTTCTCTGAACGCTACAGCGATACGCTCAACAAGAGTTTGCGTTATGTTTCCCAACGTGTTGGTCCGGCAGGCAAGCCACTGGGCGTGGTACGGGTATCGTTACCGGTAGACCGTGTCGATGGGCAGGTCACTTCTTTCCAAAAGGTCATCTGGTTAACAGCGACGATCTGCAGCCTGATTTCGCTGTTCTTCACTTACATCATGGTCGGACGCATTCTCAAACCTCTGCAGGAAATCACCGAAGCTGCCGAAGCAATTACCTCTGGCAAGCTCCGTCAGGAAGTCGACATCACCAGTCGCGATGAACTTGGACTTCTCGGCGCGACCTTTAACGCGATGAGTCGCAACTCGGCGGCCCGGTTTGAAGAACTACAGCTGAAAAGCCGAGAACTGGCTGAAAATAGCGAGCGGCTGGCCGCCGTACTGGGCAGTATGGTGGAAGGGGTCTTTGCCATCGATTCGGAACGTAAAATCATCTTTGCGAATCGGGCCGCTCAGAAACTGCTTCCCTTACCCACCACCGATGTGACGGGTCGTATCTACCTCGAGTTAATCCGAATTCCTCAAATCCAGGAACTAGTCAACACGGTTCTGACTGGGTACTGCCAGACCTCACTGGAATTCAAATTGAACCAGTCCCAAGCAACCGTCGCCGCCTTCGGTACTCCTCTGCCGGGTGAGACCGCTCCCGGTGTCCTGATAGTACTGCACGACATTTCCGAACTGCGTCAGTTAGAGAACATGCGGACCGAATTCTTTTCGAATGTTTCTCATGAATTAAAAACACCATTAGCCGCCATTCAAGCTTACGCAGAAACCTTATTAAACGGAGCCTTGAACGACCCGGAACATAACACGGTGTTTCTGAACAATATCCTGCAACATACCGAACGCCTGCACGATTTGATTCTGGACATGATGCAGATTTCGCGAATTGAATCGAGCACGGATGTCTTTGAAATCCACGAGGTTCATCTCGAACAATCGATCAACACCTGCCTGACCGCACTCGCTCCCCAGGCGGAAGCGAAAAACGTCGAACTGAAGTTCGACTGCAACACGGCGAATCCCCTTGTGCTGGCCGACGCCGAAGGGCTGCGAACTATCTTCGAAAACTTAATTGACAACGCCATCAAATACAGTCCTCAAAATGGCACTGTTACCGTACGCAGTTACCAGAATAACTCTCCAGATGGCAATGAGGTTACAGTCGAAGTCACCGACACCGGACCGGGAATTCCCATGGAATATCAGGCTCGTGTTTTTGAGCGATTTTACCGCGTCGACAAGGCCCGCTCACGCGAATTGGGCGGAACGGGACTCGGGCTCTCCATCGTCAAACATCTCTCCCAGGTCTTTGGTGCCAGTTTGGAACTGGAGAGCAAGATCAACAAAGGTAGCACCTTCCGGGTCACCTTCCCCGTCGTTATTGACGACCAGCAATACTGA
- a CDS encoding FHA domain-containing protein has product MLQAELIIKSGAHAGVHIPLPGTKCIIGRERDCHFRPQDDQISRHHCVIRFDGITYRVRDLGSRNGTFVNGRQIKSDVVLVPDDQIRIGSMTMQLFLSEQPPKSAAEADHLKQTDVLDGTTVHNSSLPKSSADTDQSFRLPDPRPQPSPKSE; this is encoded by the coding sequence ATGCTACAGGCGGAACTGATTATTAAATCGGGAGCGCACGCTGGTGTGCATATCCCCTTGCCAGGAACAAAGTGCATCATCGGCAGGGAACGGGACTGTCACTTTCGCCCGCAGGACGATCAGATCAGCCGGCATCACTGCGTTATTCGCTTCGACGGCATTACTTATCGGGTTCGTGACCTGGGCAGTCGCAATGGCACCTTCGTCAATGGACGGCAGATTAAAAGTGACGTCGTTCTGGTACCGGACGATCAAATCAGAATCGGGTCCATGACGATGCAACTCTTTCTGTCAGAGCAACCACCGAAAAGTGCCGCAGAAGCTGATCATCTTAAGCAGACCGACGTTCTGGACGGAACGACCGTTCATAATTCCTCGCTACCCAAATCGAGCGCCGACACCGACCAATCTTTTCGCCTTCCCGATCCGCGTCCGCAACCATCTCCGAAATCTGAATGA